A genome region from Paralichthys olivaceus isolate ysfri-2021 chromosome 6, ASM2471397v2, whole genome shotgun sequence includes the following:
- the kcna10a gene encoding potassium voltage-gated channel subfamily A member 10, whose protein sequence is MEVALVDFESLDELEGSLEDEVDTYADETTALTVDLPPEDHNPGGNYLLRGSQLSSTPSHHSTVPSCFWESTSSSPIPLAQTLVVPQSPTMATPSRRGRTSCASMISNWKLLLSSEGTKESETIFSRLTKECCEDLFADKRGLEDGDQKVIINIAGLRFETQLKTLDQFPETLLGDPLKRMEYFDPMRNEYFFDRNRPSFDGILYYYQSGGKIRRPANVPLDVFADEIVFYELGSEALEQFREDEGFIKDVDIPLPNNDMYRQFWLLFEYPESSNAARGVALVSVFVIVISIIIFCMETLPEFRDDSDPVVPTVPQPFNQTSGYTAPPGAKPTTFSDPFFIIETACIAWFFFELCVRFLVCPSKKEFFHNLMNIIDIISIIPYFVTVVTEMVTTPEESSGQNMSLAILRIIRLVRVFRIFKLSRHSKGLQILGQTLKASMRELGLLIFFLFIGVILFSSAIYFAEVDEPNTQFVSIPDGFWWAVVTMTTVGYGDMCPITMGGKMVGTLCAIAGVLTIALPVPVIVSNFNYFYHRETEAEEKLPLTDANEQAMKAETDTKQGSNTSLTISNGIWQRDKGK, encoded by the coding sequence ATGGAGGTGGCCCTGGTAGACTTTGAGAGCCTGGATGAACTTGAGGGCAGCCTTGAGGATGAGGTGGACACATATGCTGATGAGACCACAGCTCTCACTGTGGACCTGCCCCCAGAGGACCACAACCCAGGCGGCAACTACCTTCTGCGAGGTTCTCAACTTTCCTCTACACCCTCCCACCACAGTACTGTGCCCTCCTGCTTTTGGGAATCCACCTCATCTTCACCCATTCCACTGGCACAGACCCTGGTGGTGCCCCAGTCCCCTACGATGGCAACCCCAAGCAGGCGGGGGCGCACTAGCTGTGCCAGCATGATCTCCAACTGGAAATTGCTGCTAAGTAGTGAGGGCACTAAGGAGAGTGAGACAATCTTCAGTCGGCTCACCAAGGAGTGCTGCGAAGATTTATTTGCCGATAAACGTGGGCTCGAGGATGGAGATCAGAAAGTCATCATCAACATTGCTGGTCTCCGTTTTGAGACGCAGCTCAAAACATTGGACCAGTTTCCTGAAACTCTGCTTGGAGACCCTTTGAAGAGAATGGAGTACTTCGATCCAATGAGGAATGAGTATTTCTTCGATCGGAACAGACCCAGTTTTGACGGGATCTTGTATTACTACCAGTCAGGGGGTAAGATCAGACGACCAGCTAATGTTCCCCTTGATGTGTTTGCAGATGAAATTGTGTTCTATGAGCTTGGAAGTGAGGCCTTGGAGCAGTtcagagaggatgaaggatttATAAAGGATGTTGACATACCTCTACCCAATAATGACATGTACAGGCAATTCTGGTTGCTGTTTGAGTACCCAGAGAGCTCCAATGCTGCCCGGGGTGTAGCACTTGtatctgtttttgttattgtcatATCCATCATTATTTTCTGCATGGAAACTCTTCCAGAATTTAGAGATGACTCTGACCCAGTTGTACCCACAGTTCCACAACCTTTCAACCAAACCAGTGGTTACACGGCTCCACCTGGTGCAAAGCCCACAACTTTCTCGGATCCCTTCTTCATCATTGAGACCGCCTGCATCGCCTGGTTCTTCTTTGAGCTGTGTGTGCGGTTTTTGGTCTGTCCCAGCAAAAAGGAATTTTTCCACAACCTCATGAACATCATTGACATTATATCCATAATCCCCTATTTTGTCACTGTGGTTACAGAAATGGTCACAACGCCAGAGGAGAGCTCAGGGCAGAACATGTCTTTGGCAATTCTTCGTATCATCCGCCTTGTCAGGGTGTTTCGCATATTTAAACTCTCTCGTCACTCCAAGGGACTGCAGATCCTGGGACAGACTCTGAAGGCCAGTATGCGTGAGCTTGGCTtgctcatcttcttcctcttcattggagTCATCCTTTTCTCCAGTGCTATCTACTTTGCTGAGGTAGATGAGCCTAACACACAGTTTGTCAGCATACCTGATGGATTCTGGTGGGCTGTGGTTACCATGACCACTGTGGGCTATGGGGACATGTGTCCCATCACCATGGGGGGCAAGATGGTGGGCACCCTGTGTGCCATTGCAGGTGTGCTGACCATCGCTTTGCCTGTTCCTGTTATTGTCTCTAACTTCAACTACTTCTAccatagagagacagaggcagaggagaagtTGCCGTTGACAGATGCTAATGAGCAAGCAATGAAGGCTGAGACAGATACCAAGCAGGGCAGCAACACCTCGCTCACTATATCCAATGGCATCTGGCAGAGGGACAAAGGGAAATAA
- the kcna2b gene encoding potassium voltage-gated channel subfamily A member 2b — MTVATSDPADEAAAHPGQPHDHYDPEPDQECCERVVINISGLRFETQLKTLSQFPETLLGDPKKRMRYFDPLRNEYFFDRNRPSFDAILYYYQSGGRLRRPVNVTLDIFSEEIRFYELGEEAMEIFREDEGFIKEEERPLPENEFQRQVWLLFEYPESSGPARIIAIISVMVILISIVSFCLETLPVFRNDDDMYKYSSQSMSNTTSTYDGSTYFTDPFFIVETLCIIWFSFEFLVRFFACPSKAGFFGNIMNIIDIVAIIPYFITLGTELAERPEDSQAGQQAMSLAILRVIRLVRVFRIFKLSRHSKGLQILGQTLKASMRELGLLIFFLFIGVILFSSAVYFAEADEPDSQFSSIPEAFWWAVVSMTTVGYGDMVPTTIGGKIVGSLCAIAGVLTIALPVPVIVSNFNYFYHRETEGEEQAQYLNMPSVPKASSADDLKKSGRSGSGSTNSKSDYVEIQEAVNHSTEDFRLEGMKTGNCTLANTNYVNITKMRTDV; from the coding sequence ATGACGGTTGCGACCAGCGACCCTGCGGATGAAGCAGCAGCTCACCCGGGCCAGCCTCATGACCACTATGACCCAGAGCCAGACCAGGAGTGCTGCGAGAGAGTCGTAATCAACATCTCTGGATTGCGCTTCGAGACGCAGCTCAAGACTCTCTCACAGTTTCCAGAGACGCTACTGGGTGATCCCAAAAAGCGGATGAGGTATTTTGATCCTCTCCGGAATGAATACTTTTTTGACCGCAATCGACCAAGTTTTGACGCCATTCTGTATTATTACCAATCAGGAGGGAGGCTGCGCCGGCCTGTTAATGTCACCTTGGACATTTTTTCTGAGGAGATCCGGTTTTATGAGTTAGGCGAGGAGGCGATGGAAATCTTCAGAGAGGATGAAGGTTTCATAAAGGAAGAGGAGCGACCTCTGCCAGAGAATGAGTTTCAGAGACAAGTGTGGCTGCTGTTTGAATATCCAGAGAGCTCAGGTCCTGCTCGCATCATTGCTATAATCTCTGTCATGGTGATTCTGATCTCCATTGTCAGTTTCTGCTTAGAGACACTGCCAGTTTTCCGAAATGACGATGACATGTACAAATATTCATCGCAGTCCATGAGCAATACCACCTCTACCTATGACGGCTCTACATATTTCACAGATCCCTTCTTCATTGTGGAGACCCTCTGCATCATCTGGTTCTCTTTTGAGTTCCTTGTCAGATTCTTCGCCTGTCCCAGTAAAGCTGGTTTTTTTGGCAACATCATGAACATCATTGACATTGTGGCAATCATCCCATACTTCATCACACTTGGCACAGAGCTAGCAGAGAGGCCAGAGGACAGCCAGGCAGGCCAGCAGGCCATGTCTCTGGCTATTCTCCGTGTCATCCGTCTAGTAAGGGTGTTTCGTATCTTCAAACTCTCACGTCACTCCAAGGGGCTCCAGATCTTGGGACAGACTCTGAAGGCCAGTATGCGTGAGCTTggcctcctcatcttcttcctgtttATCGGTGTGATCCTCTTCTCCAGTGCCGTCTACTTCGCAGAGGCAGACGAGCCAGACTCCCAGTTCAGCAGCATCCCTGAGGCCTTTTGGTGGGCCGTGGTCTCAATGACCACTGTAGGCTATGGAGACATGGTGCCAACAACCATTGGAGGAAAAATCGTAGGATCACTATGCGCAATCGCCGGTGTGCTAACTATTGCCCTGCCTGTACCTGTCATTGTGTCAAACTTCAACTACTTCTAccacagagagacggagggCGAGGAGCAGGCACAGTATTTGAATATGCCGAGCGTGCCTAAAGCCAGCTCAGCTGACGATCTGAAGAAGAGTGGTCGGAGCGGCAGTGGGTCCACTAACAGCAAATCTGACTACGTGGAGATCCAGGAGGCTGTGAACCACAGCACTGAGGACTTCAGACTAGAAGGCATGAAAACAGGAAATTGCACACTGGCCAACACTAACTATGTAAACATCACTAAGATGCGTACAGATGTATAA